The proteins below come from a single Orcinus orca chromosome 6, mOrcOrc1.1, whole genome shotgun sequence genomic window:
- the SLC25A51 gene encoding mitochondrial nicotinamide adenine dinucleotide transporter SLC25A51 isoform X1 — MTDFFYKASGTLTPELDMKIVLKLETWLKKSFPKKILSNTMDSEAHEKRPPILTSSKQDIAPHIANVSEMKHYLCGCCAAFNNIAITFPIQKVLFRQQLYGIKTRDAVLQLRRDGFRNLYRGILPPLMQKTTTLALMFGLYEDLSCLLRKHVSTPEFATCSLAAVLAGTTEAIFTPLERVQTLLQDHKHHDKFTNTYQAFKALKCHGIREYYRGLVPVLFRNGFSNVLFFSLRGPIKEYLPTATTHGAHLVNDFICGGLLGAMLGILFFPVNVVKTRMQSQIGGEFQSFPKVFQKIWLERDRKLTNLFRGAHLNYHRSLISWGIINATYEFLLKII; from the coding sequence gttAAAAAAATCCTTCCCGAAGAAGATCTTAAGCAACACGATGGATTCAGAAGCTCATGAAAAGAGGCCACCAATCCTAACATCTTCAAAGCAAGATATAGCACCTCATATTGCAAATGTTAGTGAAATGAAGCATTACTTGTGTGGCTGCTGTGCGGCTTTCAACAATATAGCCATCACATTTCCCATTCAGAAGGTCCTCTTTCGGCAACAGCTGTATGGAATCAAAACCCGGGATGCAGTACTTCAATTGAGGAGGGATGGGTTTCGAAATTTGTATCGCGGAATCCTTCCCCCTTTAATGCAGAAGACGACTACACTGGCACTTATGTTTGGTCTGTATGAGGATTTATCTTGCCTTCTCCGTAAGCATGTCAGTACCCCAGAGTTTGCAACCTGTAGCCTGGCCGCAGTACTTGCAGGAACGACAGAAGCAATTTTCACTCCATTGGAAAGAGTTCAAACATTGCTTCAAGACCACAAGCATCATGACAAATTTACAAACACTTATCAGGCTTTCAAAGCACTGAAATGCCATGGAATTAGAGAGTATTATCGAGGCTTGGTGCCTGTTCTTTTCCGTAACGGATTCAGCAATGTCCTTTTTTTTAGCCTTCGAGGTCCCATCAAGGAGTACCTGCCTACAGCAACAACCCACGGTGCTCATTTGGTCAATGATTTTATCTGCGGGGGCCTGTTGGGTGCCATGTTGGGGATCTTGTTTTTTCCAGTTAATGTTGTAAAAACTCGCATGCAATCTCAGATTGGTGGGGAATTTCAGTCTTTCCCTAAGGTTTTCCAAAAAATCTGGCTAGAACGGGACAGGAAACTGACAAATCTTTTCAGAGGTGCCCATCTGAATTACCATCGATCCCTCATCTCTTGGGGCATAATTAATGCGACTTATGAGTTCTTGTTAAAGATTATATGA
- the SLC25A51 gene encoding mitochondrial nicotinamide adenine dinucleotide transporter SLC25A51 isoform X2: MDSEAHEKRPPILTSSKQDIAPHIANVSEMKHYLCGCCAAFNNIAITFPIQKVLFRQQLYGIKTRDAVLQLRRDGFRNLYRGILPPLMQKTTTLALMFGLYEDLSCLLRKHVSTPEFATCSLAAVLAGTTEAIFTPLERVQTLLQDHKHHDKFTNTYQAFKALKCHGIREYYRGLVPVLFRNGFSNVLFFSLRGPIKEYLPTATTHGAHLVNDFICGGLLGAMLGILFFPVNVVKTRMQSQIGGEFQSFPKVFQKIWLERDRKLTNLFRGAHLNYHRSLISWGIINATYEFLLKII; the protein is encoded by the coding sequence ATGGATTCAGAAGCTCATGAAAAGAGGCCACCAATCCTAACATCTTCAAAGCAAGATATAGCACCTCATATTGCAAATGTTAGTGAAATGAAGCATTACTTGTGTGGCTGCTGTGCGGCTTTCAACAATATAGCCATCACATTTCCCATTCAGAAGGTCCTCTTTCGGCAACAGCTGTATGGAATCAAAACCCGGGATGCAGTACTTCAATTGAGGAGGGATGGGTTTCGAAATTTGTATCGCGGAATCCTTCCCCCTTTAATGCAGAAGACGACTACACTGGCACTTATGTTTGGTCTGTATGAGGATTTATCTTGCCTTCTCCGTAAGCATGTCAGTACCCCAGAGTTTGCAACCTGTAGCCTGGCCGCAGTACTTGCAGGAACGACAGAAGCAATTTTCACTCCATTGGAAAGAGTTCAAACATTGCTTCAAGACCACAAGCATCATGACAAATTTACAAACACTTATCAGGCTTTCAAAGCACTGAAATGCCATGGAATTAGAGAGTATTATCGAGGCTTGGTGCCTGTTCTTTTCCGTAACGGATTCAGCAATGTCCTTTTTTTTAGCCTTCGAGGTCCCATCAAGGAGTACCTGCCTACAGCAACAACCCACGGTGCTCATTTGGTCAATGATTTTATCTGCGGGGGCCTGTTGGGTGCCATGTTGGGGATCTTGTTTTTTCCAGTTAATGTTGTAAAAACTCGCATGCAATCTCAGATTGGTGGGGAATTTCAGTCTTTCCCTAAGGTTTTCCAAAAAATCTGGCTAGAACGGGACAGGAAACTGACAAATCTTTTCAGAGGTGCCCATCTGAATTACCATCGATCCCTCATCTCTTGGGGCATAATTAATGCGACTTATGAGTTCTTGTTAAAGATTATATGA